One genomic region from Salmonirosea aquatica encodes:
- a CDS encoding DUF6567 family protein: MRKIGIYSVLLLLTAFFSSCGVGTALVTNHNQNATEVHLSGNNFKVIDQVSGSSEDSYVLAIGGMKKRQLYQNAYSAMMNKANLQNGSKAIINVITEEHISGFAPFFVRRTITVSAQVVEFTR, translated from the coding sequence ATGAGAAAAATTGGCATTTATTCCGTGTTGTTACTGCTCACGGCATTTTTTAGTTCATGTGGCGTCGGCACCGCCCTTGTTACCAACCATAATCAAAACGCCACCGAGGTACACTTGAGTGGGAACAACTTCAAAGTAATTGATCAGGTAAGCGGAAGTTCGGAGGATTCTTATGTATTGGCAATTGGAGGTATGAAAAAAAGGCAACTGTACCAAAATGCATATTCAGCGATGATGAATAAAGCCAACTTGCAGAACGGTTCCAAAGCCATAATCAACGTGATAACTGAGGAACACATTAGTGGTTTTGCCCCTTTTTTTGTCAGAAGAACTATTACGGTGAGTGCCCAAGTAGTTGAATTTACGAGATAA
- a CDS encoding serine protease yields MRSRLILLAFLAGVLWIFQSCSKATVQLPVDTSRLMRIEDVLQGDDHQLLDLLNIVRGSVGKRGPGSKTIWSTKNDFGLGLYVSANHVYGLNSWRTRSAEYFDLATVNPGIFETSQIPPENGYSELGTTLTADFPLMHFDISVSATNTTILPSEDFYLGIVDNQRVKQGMFPQYPVLVQTNAPLQMYDPGNRSKADQTWNEPIKGERAILVGYPQDVVNYPNGAVAYGKILSDKEAESILTQLRSAGDSEGDIPYNSLIEFIVEAPGIAGMSGGGVFNSTGQLLGIMVRGSEVENVPRIIRAVKVSHINSKLKKFYSSLPQADKDKIRSYVSGEL; encoded by the coding sequence ATGAGATCAAGATTAATTTTGCTGGCTTTCCTTGCTGGCGTACTATGGATTTTTCAGTCTTGCTCAAAAGCTACCGTTCAATTACCCGTTGATACGTCACGTCTTATGCGAATAGAAGATGTGTTGCAGGGTGATGATCACCAACTACTAGATCTGCTTAACATAGTCAGGGGCAGCGTAGGAAAGAGAGGGCCAGGCTCAAAAACCATTTGGAGTACGAAAAACGATTTTGGATTGGGACTTTACGTTAGCGCAAACCATGTGTACGGCCTCAACAGTTGGCGTACGAGGAGTGCCGAATATTTTGATTTGGCAACTGTAAATCCAGGGATTTTTGAAACCTCACAAATCCCACCTGAGAATGGATATAGTGAATTGGGAACTACTTTGACGGCGGACTTCCCCCTCATGCATTTCGATATTTCTGTTTCTGCCACAAATACCACGATTCTGCCTTCTGAGGATTTTTATTTGGGTATCGTTGACAATCAGCGGGTAAAGCAGGGAATGTTTCCACAATATCCGGTCCTGGTGCAAACCAATGCTCCCTTGCAGATGTACGACCCGGGTAATCGCTCGAAAGCTGACCAAACCTGGAATGAACCCATAAAAGGGGAAAGGGCAATCCTGGTAGGCTATCCGCAAGATGTGGTGAATTACCCAAATGGTGCGGTCGCTTACGGGAAGATTCTATCGGACAAAGAAGCAGAATCCATCCTCACCCAATTACGGAGTGCCGGCGATTCAGAAGGCGATATTCCCTACAATTCCCTGATAGAATTTATTGTAGAAGCACCGGGGATAGCTGGTATGAGCGGAGGCGGAGTCTTCAATTCAACAGGGCAGCTTTTGGGCATTATGGTGAGAGGCAGTGAAGTGGAAAATGTGCCCAGGATAATCAGAGCGGTGAAAGTATCCCATATAAATTCAAAGTTGAAGAAGTTTTATAGCAGTTTACCGCAGGCAGACAAGGATAAGATAAGATCCTATGTCAGTGGAGAACTGTAA
- a CDS encoding Crp/Fnr family transcriptional regulator: MEKLIFNFISKYISLTEEEEKEFIKINTFKSYKKGSFLLKEGEISNKSYFILKGCIRIFYLTEGIEKTTEFYTELEGINPHCAVDKKPSKYYIACVEDCIVSEGDPKMEAIMFEKFPKFELLFRKLNEELFVKQQINFDEFKTSSPEQRYLNLIQKRPDLVQRVPQHQLASYLGIKPQSLSRLRARILEKERVLC; encoded by the coding sequence ATGGAAAAATTAATATTTAATTTTATTTCAAAATACATTTCTTTAACAGAAGAAGAAGAAAAAGAATTTATAAAGATAAACACTTTTAAATCATACAAAAAAGGTTCTTTTCTTTTAAAAGAAGGCGAAATATCAAATAAAAGCTATTTCATATTAAAGGGTTGTATAAGAATTTTTTATTTGACAGAAGGGATAGAAAAAACTACTGAATTTTATACTGAATTAGAGGGTATAAATCCGCATTGCGCTGTTGACAAAAAGCCATCTAAATATTATATTGCCTGTGTAGAAGATTGTATTGTATCAGAAGGAGACCCTAAAATGGAAGCTATTATGTTTGAAAAATTTCCCAAATTTGAACTACTTTTTCGCAAATTAAACGAAGAGCTATTTGTAAAGCAACAAATTAATTTTGACGAATTTAAGACTTCATCGCCTGAACAACGGTACCTGAACTTAATACAAAAAAGACCAGACCTGGTACAACGTGTTCCACAACACCAATTAGCGAGCTATTTAGGTATCAAACCTCAATCATTGAGCAGACTAAGAGCAAGAATTCTCGAAAAAGAGAGGGTACTCTGCTAA